A window of Haliscomenobacter hydrossis DSM 1100 contains these coding sequences:
- the purU gene encoding formyltetrahydrofolate deformylase has translation MSQPAYVLLIDCTDQKGLVHKITGVLYSQNVNIIGNQEFVEREQDRFFMRTDFSGKINATAILEELQKVLPADASISLRPKRAKNIVVLVTKEQHCLGELLVRHQFNELNANILAVIGNHDTLKPFTHQFGVNFHLVSHEGKSREEHEKEVLEVAKRYDPEYLVLAKYMRILSPEFVRNFPNRIINIHHSFLPAFIGANPYRQAYERGVKIIGATAHFVNNDLDEGPILMQNVIPVDHTYSVQDMMQSGRDVEKIVLAHALKLVFNDKVAVVGNKTIVFD, from the coding sequence ATGAGCCAACCCGCCTACGTACTCCTCATCGATTGTACCGACCAAAAGGGTCTGGTACACAAAATCACCGGCGTATTGTACAGCCAAAATGTCAACATCATCGGCAACCAGGAATTTGTGGAGCGGGAACAAGACCGCTTTTTTATGCGTACCGATTTTTCGGGCAAAATCAACGCTACGGCCATTTTGGAAGAACTCCAGAAGGTGTTGCCAGCGGATGCCAGCATCAGTCTGCGGCCCAAACGCGCCAAAAACATCGTGGTGCTGGTCACCAAGGAGCAGCATTGCCTGGGGGAATTGTTGGTGCGCCACCAGTTTAATGAACTCAATGCCAATATCCTGGCGGTGATCGGCAATCACGATACGCTTAAACCCTTTACCCACCAGTTTGGCGTCAATTTTCATTTGGTTTCTCATGAAGGAAAAAGCCGGGAAGAACACGAAAAAGAGGTATTGGAAGTGGCAAAACGTTACGATCCCGAGTATCTGGTTTTGGCCAAATACATGCGGATTTTATCGCCGGAGTTTGTGCGTAATTTCCCCAACCGCATCATCAACATCCATCACTCCTTTTTGCCTGCTTTTATTGGTGCCAACCCCTATCGGCAAGCGTACGAGCGCGGGGTGAAAATCATTGGCGCTACGGCGCATTTTGTCAACAACGATTTGGATGAAGGGCCCATTTTGATGCAAAACGTCATCCCGGTAGATCATACGTATTCGGTGCAGGACATGATGCAAAGTGGCCGTGATGTGGAGAAAATTGTGCTGGCCCACGCCTTGAAGTTGGTCTTCAATGATAAGGTGGCCGTGGTGGGGAACAAGACGATTGTATTTGATTAA